ACTGGGGACGCTGTCCGACACACACTTTGTGTGAAGTCAGACTCCATggggtccatttttttttttcaagaaaatcgCACCAGGCATGTCAGGAGGCCATTTTCTATTGATTGCAATGCTTGTGCCTGTGGGGCCCCGGTTTTGGGCCCCACGGGAAAAATTGGACCCCACGGCGTGAGTGATTTGTCAGGTTGTGGACCCCATCGAGATATAaatacaaacgcacacacacacacacacacacacacacacacacacacacacacacacacacacacacagtatgagCACACGAACACACATAGCGATACACATTCAGACCAACACACTCTAAGACATGCACTTCTTACAGATCATTTTACCATTTCATGTGATCTTTGTTCTGTTAAAAAGTCACACAAGGTCAGGTAGCTTTAAATCTATGGGAAAAAATGAACAGATAAGATGCTCAGTCTCACGTCTAGTAGAAATAATGTGGCTCAGGGCAGTTTAAATGTGATCCTTGGTATTTAAAAGAAGCTTGGTCCATGCTATCACTGCACAGCCAGTTAATTATGCACTAATGTATGCACAGTCCCAATTACCCTGCACTATTCTAGCCTCCTACTACCTGTGTTGGGGTCATTGCAGGGTGTGCACCTTGATTCCATTTCCCTTGAGCAGGTGTTATGTTTGTGattatgtttatgtgtgtgaagAAATACAACTATGTGTGCACATGTTGTATCTAAGTATATTAATTACTGTGGTACTGTGTATGTGCAATGGATTAAGAGTTGAAGGAGTCTGTTGTTTATGTCAATAATTTGTCAAAGTGGCTTGATTGGTTAGAGATATTTAAACATGCAACAAATAAATCTTTGCTACACTTGCATCAAAATACtctatttgtgttgtattttatgtctGCTGTTTTCTTATTTCACAGTTACATGACTCATTGGAGTGCCTCCACAATACCAGACTGTGGAAAGAAGTTGCAATAACTttactttgtttctcatttgaacaaaacaaaaaacaaaaaacacatcttcCACTACTGTTATAATCTCCTCTTCATTTTATCTTTTAAGTGTTTTGCATATTTCCTCCCCTGTCTTCCCTCTCATTGCTTGATTCCAAACAGATAGGTATCTAAGAAACAAGCAACCATGACAGAATATGTTCATTCTGATGTCATATTCTTATGACCTAATGACAGTTGATAAATAGAAGACGTTCTAAActattaacagaaaaataatgactcTCTTTATCTCTCTGGCTCTAACTCTACAGGTATCGGAGGGGGGAAAGAGTAGTGGAAGCTTTCAGTGCATGCTGTGAGTTTGCCGAAAACTGGATGTTCTGGTACACTGCTGCTGATTCTGCTGGCTGAGCCCTccatctgtcagtctgtctgtcagtaACTGTCTTATTCTGGTGTCCCAAGGCTTTGCACTGGCTCAACCACAGTCATGGAGGTGGCACTGGTAGACTTTGAGAGTCTGGATGACATTAATGGCAGCCTCGAGGATGAGGTGGACACCTATGCAGATGAGACCACAGCTCTCACTGTGGACATAACCCCAGAGCACACCGGCCCAGGCAGCAGCTACCTTCTGCGAGCCCCTCAACTATCCTCCACACCCTCCCAGTACAGCCCTGTGCCCTCCCGCATGTGGGAATCCACGTCATCTTCACCTATTCCACAGACACAGACATTACAAGTACCCCAGTCCCCAACAATGCTGTCTCCAAACAGACAATGGCACGGTAGCTGTGCCAGTATGATCTCTAACTGGAAATTGCTACTAAACAGTGAAGGCACTAAGGAGAGTGAGATCATCTTCAACCGGCTCGCTAAGGAATGCTGTGAAGATCTCTTCGTAGACAAACGGGGGCTGGATGATGGAGACCAGAAAGTCATCATCAACATCGCAGGTCTTCGTTTTGAGACACAACTCAAAACACTGGACCAATTTCCTGAGACACTTCTGGGAGACCCATTTAAGAGGATGGACTACTTTGATCCAATGagaaatgaatacttttttgATCGGAACCGACCAAGCTTTGATGGGATCTTGTATTACTACCAGTCAGGGGGTAAGGTCAGACGACCTGCAAATGTTCCCCTTGATGTGTTTGCagatgaaataattttttatgaGCTTGGAAACGAGGCCATGGAGCAGTTCAGAGAAGAGGAAGGATTCATAAAAGATGTTGAGATTCCTCTCCCTGATAATGATGTGTATAGGCAATTCTGGCTGCTGTTTGAGTACCCAGAGAGCTCCAATGCAGCACGAGGTGTAGCACTGGTATCTGTCTTTGTCATTGTCATATCCATCATTATTTTCTGCATGGAAACGCTGCCAGAATTCAGAGATGAAACGGATTCAGTTGTGCCCACTGCAGCACAACCGTTCAACCAAACTAGAGGCTACCCTTCTGTGATGCCACCTAGTGGAAAGCCCACAACTTTCTCTGATCCTTTCTTCTTCATTGAAACTGCCTGCATTGCTTGGTTCTTCTTTGAGCTGTGTGTACGATTTGTGGTCTGTCCTAGCAAAAAAGAGTTTTTCAACAACCTCATGAACATAATTGACATCATATCCATCATCCCCTATTTTGTTACTGTGGTTACAGAACTGGTCACGACCCCTGAGGAGAGCTCAGGACAGAACATGTCTTTGGCCATTCTGCGTATTATCCGCCTGGTCAGGGTGTTTCGTATTTTCAAACTCTCACGACACTCCAAGGGGCTGCAGATCCTGGGACAGACTCTGAAGGCCAGCATGCGTGAGCTTGGTTTGCTCATCTTTTTCCTCTTCATCGGAGTCATTCTCTTCTCCAGTGCTATCTACTTTGCTGAGGTAGACGAGCCTAACACACAGTTTGTCAGCATACCCGATGGCTTTTGGTGGGCTGTGGTTACCATGACCACTGTAGGCTACGGGGACATGTGTCCCATTACAATGGCAGGGAAGGTGGTGGGCACTTTGTGTGCCATTGCAGGTGTGCTGACCATTGCATTGCCTGTCCCTGTCATCGTTTCCAACTTCAACTACTTCtaccacagagaaacagaagcagaggacaAGTTGCCCCTGGCGGATGCTGTTGAGCAAGCCATGCATGCCGAGACAAGTACCAAACAGGGTAGCAATATATCACTCAATAAAGCGAATGGCATCTGGCAGACTGACAAtggaaaataactgtaaaagaaTACTGTTAGGACAAAGGACTGGAAGGACAAACTTTGCCACAAAGGAAGaatgcagcagaaaaataaTATGGACAATATTTTACTGGTATGATTTCACTCGACAAGTggttgaaaaatatgttttataatgaATATCCAGTTGGACCACATTTACCtcttttgtgtatatttttaaaaggagACTGAAGTTGTGGAAGAATAAGTGGAAGAATTTACCATGTTCAGGAATTTATGTCAACATATTTCAAGTTTACTTAATATCAGGCATTTTATTTGCATATAGACAGAGCAAAATATGTCATTGTCATACTTCAGCAACATGTACAGTATGCAACAATATCTGCAATATCATTTAAGTGTCAAATAAGTCAAAGTTGTATCACCTCACACAAACTGCATCACTCCTAAGTTTAACAGTAGCATAGTTGCTCATATGTCGAATTTAAAACTAGCTGTTTAGATTTCACAATATCGAAAATGCAAGCCCCACAGTAGAAActagaaaatagaaaaagttTACCTTTCATTCCTAAGATTcagattgttcttttttttccaatatttcaTATgtccacttttatttttgaagacAGACACAATCcttctctacatggagtttTTGTTGCATGGAGTCTGCACAGAggtttagattttggcagtttgTTTGGGATTGTTATCATGCTACAATATTCCTCACACTCCCACTTTTGTGCTTcgctgtcaggactatgcattcactgtggtagacCTGGCCAGGTTTACGTCAAACAATCTGGACCCTATCTGAGCCGAACAAACGTGTCTTGATATCATCTCTCCAAAGAATGAGCTCCCGGTATTAATGAGGCTTCTTTTGAGGTCCTTCAACAAACTTTAGTCGTGTAGTTTGGTGCTGAACAGCAAGCCAGGGGTGTTTTTTTGGGGCACCATCCCTACAGGTTTGCATTATGAATGTTATGCATTATGAGTTTTttacactgtctgagctgtcagaAAAAGCTCTGATGCTCTCTGATAACTCCTACAAGTCTGAAGCAGTTGcccatctgtttttcagagctagattATGCAAATAGTGCAGTGTCCATACTGTCTAATTTTGAGGAGGATGGCCACTTAGTGGTACTAAGGCTCATTCTACACTTATTTTAGTCAGTCTTCATTGTatatcattttccatctttgcgTCGTCTCACAATCACACTTTTTAATTCCTCTGGAAATTCCTTTCCATGATCCAGATATACAAATAGACACAACCCACTAGTCGAAAGTTGAGAaaattctggtcattttgtaacCATTCTAATAATATTCTGCTAATTGGAAACCACAGGTGTACTCAGTTTGGTGTCAGTCCTCACAGGTTGTGCTATTTTGGTTGCATCGAGTTTCTACTTTCTACTACTGGAGTCCGAATTTACAATATAGTCTTTCTGAAGTATGCTGACTGTAAGAGAAAATAATCTACATGCCTGCTTAGAAATAATTCTAATATTAATAGGTAATACAGTtctgaatcatttgacattgaAGCGATATTGCACACAGTTTTACTTACTTATTGTATCCTGACCATCTAAGAGTTGTTTTTGTTATAACTTCGGTCTTACTTTCATTTCCTTGGCCATTAATCCTATTGTTTATGACATTTTGCTCACTAGTTtcactgttttaattttataatattagaacTGCATTGCATAGGTACTCCATGGTTCCGTTTATGGTAATGAGCTTTCTGTCGCTGGAAAACTAataaatcatcagatttttatgATGAGTTATAAGGTTGTGGAAGTTGTGCAACCCAccgtgtgtgcgtgcatgcgtgtgagTGCAGCATAAAGAAAACACTAAAGCTGACACTGATATTAGACCATTCCTGTAACATCTTATTTCAacctttaaaaaactgttttaagtGTATGTTCTGTGATTCCCAGTAGATGGTGTAGTAACTGTGAAAATTTGTTGGGAAACTGATAGGAATGATGGCCAGTTCAAAAGAAATAAGACCAAGgctgttagaaaaaaaatgaacaaaaaaatcaatcacaATTTTCCTCAAGTGTCTTGAGTAACCTGTGCATAGTGTCTAGATTGTAgcctgtatttatgtattttaaaatgtatcatGAGTctcctgtatttatttatttactctctCCAACAAGTAGTGCAGGTAAGAATTCTCCACTAACAGTCTAATTGACTCCACATCATGTATTATAATGGAGTGCCTTAATTTATGTCATGTTGGAATACTATCAAATTTGCCATATATAATCATTCTGTAATACCTATGTTTATCATATATGTATGCTCAGTATTTAGATTTCTGCTTGGGTGACACTGCAGAAGTTTGTAACCACTCTGTCCCcattctggcattttttttctctaaaataatgtccaaataacacatttatccTGACCTGAAACACAATGTAAAATATCCAAATTGTAAGAGATCCTATCTATTTATGAGGTACaaagtctttttaaaatatgaattttatgttggaaatgaagatgaagcatcttcatttttgtcaattcaTAGAAATACATCCATCAATTTTGGAAAAACAATGAGAAACCTAAAGTGAAAAGGAAGCAGTAAGCCAAAGATAACTGCTTAATAATAACTGCTGTAGGGCCATGGGACATTGGGCCAACATATACCATGATCCGATTTTCACAAATAATTGTAAATTATGCTGTATCAGTGTAACATACTGGTGGTATGTTCTATGAGTGTTTCTTTTATAAAGTGTTTTCCTATTATAGAAGAAAGTTTGGGATGTAAGTGACATGTCAATCCAGATCTGGGAATATCATATTATCTCAAAATAGATTTAGACTTGTGTAGCGTCTGCATTTCTGGTTTTGCATCAACTTAACATCatacagtggcaagaaaaaaatttgcaaaatctttgGAATTACCTGTTTTTCTGCAATAAGTGGTCATAAAGTGTGATCTGTTCTTTATAGCAGTGACAAGtgtacacaaacaaaatgtgctGTAACTAGTAACACACAAACAATTAagatattttatgtctttgcttAATATGCTAATTGGACATAGCCAGTAATGTTGGAGAAAGTAAGCAACTTTAATAGACAGATACGATT
The nucleotide sequence above comes from Amphiprion ocellaris isolate individual 3 ecotype Okinawa chromosome 8, ASM2253959v1, whole genome shotgun sequence. Encoded proteins:
- the kcna10a gene encoding potassium voltage-gated channel subfamily A member 10, producing the protein MEVALVDFESLDDINGSLEDEVDTYADETTALTVDITPEHTGPGSSYLLRAPQLSSTPSQYSPVPSRMWESTSSSPIPQTQTLQVPQSPTMLSPNRQWHGSCASMISNWKLLLNSEGTKESEIIFNRLAKECCEDLFVDKRGLDDGDQKVIINIAGLRFETQLKTLDQFPETLLGDPFKRMDYFDPMRNEYFFDRNRPSFDGILYYYQSGGKVRRPANVPLDVFADEIIFYELGNEAMEQFREEEGFIKDVEIPLPDNDVYRQFWLLFEYPESSNAARGVALVSVFVIVISIIIFCMETLPEFRDETDSVVPTAAQPFNQTRGYPSVMPPSGKPTTFSDPFFFIETACIAWFFFELCVRFVVCPSKKEFFNNLMNIIDIISIIPYFVTVVTELVTTPEESSGQNMSLAILRIIRLVRVFRIFKLSRHSKGLQILGQTLKASMRELGLLIFFLFIGVILFSSAIYFAEVDEPNTQFVSIPDGFWWAVVTMTTVGYGDMCPITMAGKVVGTLCAIAGVLTIALPVPVIVSNFNYFYHRETEAEDKLPLADAVEQAMHAETSTKQGSNISLNKANGIWQTDNGK